A DNA window from Agarivorans sp. TSD2052 contains the following coding sequences:
- the pspB gene encoding envelope stress response membrane protein PspB: MLTTLFVTPLIIFMAIVAPLWLILHYKSKRQVEHGISEQEREQLTVIAARAKEMSARIGALESILDESVPHWRDS; encoded by the coding sequence ATGCTTACTACTTTATTTGTCACTCCGTTAATTATATTTATGGCGATAGTGGCGCCGTTATGGCTAATTTTACATTACAAGAGCAAGCGCCAAGTTGAGCATGGTATTAGCGAGCAAGAGCGCGAGCAACTTACCGTTATTGCTGCACGAGCAAAAGAGATGTCGGCGCGTATTGGTGCTCTAGAAAGTATTTTAGATGAAAGCGTACCACACTGGAGGGACAGCTAA
- a CDS encoding PEP-CTERM/exosortase system-associated acyltransferase — protein MKSKILPTRIEGKIVGLPTSKTTQYAAKKKADEIASHYETYFKPIVALNDDEINSVYRLRHDVYCEELNFEETNEQKVERDEFDDYSDYCLVKHLSSNSFASTVRLVCPSGSQLLPLEKYCAGAITDEALNPSNFARKDVCEISRLALHATFRRRKTDRFKDSAVGGINVSELYEEELRCFPFITASMYLAATVLAERQNIRHAYVMMEPRLARSTALLGIKVKQIGPVVEYHGQRAPYYITSDRVRSNLPITLKPLMDYIEREVNSSLSIPEVMGAQESILYRGN, from the coding sequence TTGAAAAGCAAGATATTACCAACGCGTATTGAAGGTAAAATAGTGGGCTTACCAACCAGTAAAACCACTCAGTACGCCGCCAAGAAAAAGGCTGATGAAATTGCCAGCCACTATGAGACCTATTTTAAACCAATCGTTGCTCTGAACGATGATGAAATAAACAGCGTGTATCGCCTTCGTCATGATGTGTATTGTGAAGAACTCAACTTTGAAGAGACCAATGAGCAAAAAGTTGAGCGAGACGAATTTGATGATTATTCAGATTACTGCTTGGTTAAACATTTATCGTCTAACTCTTTTGCCAGCACGGTGCGTTTAGTCTGTCCCTCAGGCTCTCAGTTATTACCGTTAGAAAAATATTGCGCTGGTGCTATTACCGATGAAGCCCTCAACCCCAGTAACTTTGCACGTAAAGATGTCTGCGAAATATCGAGGCTAGCCTTACACGCCACCTTTAGACGCCGTAAAACCGATAGGTTTAAAGACTCTGCGGTGGGTGGCATTAACGTCTCGGAATTGTACGAAGAGGAGCTCCGTTGCTTTCCTTTTATAACTGCCAGTATGTATTTAGCTGCGACCGTATTAGCCGAGCGACAAAATATTCGTCACGCGTATGTGATGATGGAGCCACGATTGGCGCGAAGCACCGCTTTATTGGGAATCAAAGTTAAGCAAATAGGACCTGTTGTTGAGTATCATGGACAGCGCGCTCCTTATTACATCACCTCAGACAGAGTACGTAGTAATTTGCCGATTACCTTAAAGCCACTGATGGATTATATTGAACGAGAAGTGAATAGTTCCTTATCTATACCCGAAGTGATGGGAGCCCAAGAATCGATTCTGTATCGGGGTAATTGA
- a CDS encoding ABC transporter permease subunit produces the protein MLSNNVFSETTVSSALQRVMLRFKNNSIAMIGAWVLLGFIILALFGPLIAPYPLDFQGSNLLQPPSWNKLGHVDNFFGTDDLGRDLLSRLIYGCQLTFGSGLIVVIFAAIIGIPLGVLSGMSHGVKSSVLHHVMDTALSIPSLLIAIMVVSFLGPGLENTLIAITLAQIPQFIRFTYITVSSEIQKEYIVAIRLDGATNYRILKNGILPNIADAIVFQINRSFSSSLIDITALGFIGIGAQAPLPEWGAMLGSSNDLLFSAPWTVTLPGFVIMTSILSVNMVGEGLRQAMLEGVD, from the coding sequence ATGCTCAGCAATAATGTATTCTCAGAAACCACCGTATCCAGTGCCTTACAAAGGGTCATGCTGCGGTTCAAAAATAACTCAATTGCAATGATTGGAGCATGGGTGCTGCTCGGCTTTATTATACTGGCCTTGTTTGGCCCGCTAATTGCGCCCTACCCCTTAGATTTCCAAGGCAGTAACCTCTTACAGCCCCCGTCATGGAACAAGTTGGGTCATGTAGATAACTTTTTTGGTACCGATGACTTAGGCCGAGACTTATTGAGCCGCTTGATCTATGGCTGCCAACTCACTTTTGGTAGCGGGCTTATCGTGGTGATATTCGCCGCAATAATCGGTATTCCGTTAGGTGTTTTGTCCGGGATGAGCCATGGTGTAAAATCGAGCGTTTTACACCATGTGATGGATACGGCGTTATCAATCCCTTCGCTATTAATTGCTATTATGGTGGTTTCATTTTTAGGGCCTGGCCTAGAAAATACCCTCATCGCCATCACGCTCGCCCAAATTCCTCAGTTTATTCGTTTCACTTACATTACGGTTTCTAGCGAAATTCAAAAAGAATATATTGTGGCTATTCGCTTAGATGGGGCGACCAATTACCGAATTTTGAAAAATGGTATCTTACCCAATATTGCGGATGCGATTGTATTTCAAATAAACCGTAGCTTTTCATCTTCTTTAATCGATATTACCGCCCTGGGTTTCATTGGCATTGGCGCTCAAGCGCCTCTCCCTGAATGGGGAGCAATGTTAGGCAGCAGCAACGATTTGTTATTCTCAGCCCCTTGGACAGTAACCTTACCGGGCTTCGTTATTATGACCAGTATTTTAAGCGTGAATATGGTGGGTGAAGGGCTTAGACAAGCTATGCTAGAGGGCGTGGACTAA
- a CDS encoding TyrR/PhhR family helix-turn-helix DNA-binding protein gives MRIELNCQQNTQVFSAVLGVLVKHGLALQAMQSVDSGHLFLHITEIELPLTQQLLSEFRYLQGVSDARIVSALPSEVEHKEVQILLDNVPYPVVLIDKSAQIRQFNQAFEQSCGDTPQPLANSDISKFLRGFSVQRWFGSGSGKRELVEIQLSGRVYMADIIPLSETSLFSHLPGAIMLFKSAHWLESSFDLSQIELGISEGRLVASSDETNNVLNSLKRLNEHPMPTLLFGEAGVGKRFLARLLNELSMGSDEHFHCVSCQNQEHSLSEQLAEIAAEKPNTVLLTNIEHLKSSEIEDAIVSLTAPQLGIKHLLFSSRYSPDQLAAMWGGDSYYSMIKNSINVPPLRQRKEDIVPLTQSWLDFQYAKHQEVAPRLSREVKRYLSSLSWPGNIPQLYQVLQNSLDIGSMKSWQVSDIKYHHERVVDDVSVESLLQQDYHSAMGQFEHLLLSYHYPQHPSSRLLAKKLGLSHTAIANKLREHNIRNKTDLDN, from the coding sequence ATGCGCATAGAGTTAAACTGCCAACAGAATACCCAAGTTTTTAGCGCTGTGTTAGGAGTGTTAGTTAAACACGGCCTTGCATTACAAGCCATGCAAAGTGTTGATAGCGGACATTTATTCCTTCATATCACCGAAATTGAACTTCCACTTACTCAGCAGTTACTTAGCGAATTTCGTTATTTACAAGGTGTTTCCGATGCGCGGATCGTGTCTGCTCTGCCTTCAGAGGTAGAGCATAAAGAAGTTCAAATCTTACTCGATAATGTTCCTTACCCAGTGGTGCTGATTGATAAGTCGGCTCAAATTCGTCAGTTTAATCAAGCCTTTGAACAATCTTGTGGTGATACCCCCCAACCACTTGCCAATAGCGATATCAGTAAGTTTTTACGGGGCTTTAGTGTTCAACGTTGGTTTGGTAGTGGTTCAGGTAAACGCGAATTAGTTGAAATTCAGCTAAGTGGTCGTGTTTATATGGCTGACATCATACCGCTGTCTGAAACATCCTTATTTTCACATTTGCCCGGTGCCATAATGCTGTTTAAATCAGCGCATTGGTTAGAGTCGAGTTTTGATTTGTCTCAGATAGAACTCGGTATCAGTGAAGGGCGTTTGGTGGCAAGTAGCGATGAAACCAACAATGTGCTTAACAGCCTGAAACGCCTAAATGAACATCCTATGCCTACTTTGCTGTTTGGTGAAGCAGGGGTTGGTAAGCGCTTTTTAGCTCGCTTGCTTAATGAGTTATCAATGGGCAGCGATGAACATTTTCACTGTGTGAGCTGCCAAAACCAAGAACATAGCTTATCAGAGCAGCTAGCAGAGATAGCCGCTGAAAAACCTAATACGGTTTTGTTGACCAATATCGAGCATTTAAAAAGTAGTGAAATAGAAGATGCCATTGTCTCGTTAACCGCTCCACAACTCGGCATTAAGCACTTACTTTTCTCTAGTCGTTATAGCCCTGATCAACTGGCGGCTATGTGGGGAGGGGATAGCTATTACTCAATGATTAAAAATAGCATTAATGTGCCGCCTCTTCGTCAACGTAAAGAAGATATCGTACCGCTTACTCAATCTTGGCTAGATTTTCAATATGCCAAGCATCAAGAGGTTGCGCCAAGGCTTAGCCGAGAAGTAAAACGCTACCTTAGTTCCCTTAGTTGGCCGGGCAATATTCCTCAGCTTTATCAGGTGCTGCAAAACTCTCTGGATATAGGCAGTATGAAATCTTGGCAAGTTAGCGACATTAAATATCATCACGAAAGAGTGGTGGACGATGTAAGCGTAGAAAGTTTGCTGCAGCAAGATTACCACTCAGCGATGGGGCAGTTTGAACATCTTTTGTTAAGCTACCATTACCCTCAGCATCCTAGTTCTCGACTACTCGCCAAGAAACTGGGCTTATCACATACCGCCATTGCCAATAAACTGCGTGAACATAATATTCGCAATAAAACTGATTTAGATAATTAG
- the pspC gene encoding envelope stress response membrane protein PspC: MFDKPLYRDPAKGKVAGVCAGLAHSLGAETWLIRIIAVTVAITNLGLFFIIYGAAWLFLDKRPSDQVGDESVTIKSKVWQRGGTPSQAIKELEHQFDNFEHRLRKVEKVVTARDFELHSQFKNL; this comes from the coding sequence ATGTTTGACAAACCCTTATACCGTGACCCCGCTAAAGGGAAAGTAGCTGGTGTGTGTGCAGGACTCGCCCATAGCTTAGGTGCCGAAACTTGGTTAATCCGGATTATTGCTGTCACTGTTGCAATTACCAACTTGGGCCTATTTTTCATCATCTACGGGGCGGCTTGGCTATTTTTAGACAAGCGACCGAGCGACCAAGTGGGTGATGAGTCGGTAACGATTAAATCGAAAGTATGGCAACGCGGAGGTACGCCAAGCCAAGCAATTAAAGAGCTAGAACACCAATTTGATAATTTTGAACACCGGCTACGCAAGGTTGAAAAGGTAGTCACCGCTCGCGATTTTGAGTTACATAGTCAGTTCAAAAATTTATAA
- a CDS encoding peptide ABC transporter ATP-binding protein: protein MALLDIRNLTIEIDTPAGVVKAVDKVSLTMAEGEIKALVGESGSGKSLIAKALLGVTKPNWTVKADRMRLGDVDLLALTARQRRKVLGNDIAMIFQEPSSCLDPSEEVGKQIEEAIPCHNIKGGFWRRFQWRKKQAQALLHKVGVKDHHKVMRSYPYELSDGLCQKVMIAMAIAGQPKLLVADEPTTAMEVTTASQILRLLHKLNKLNNTAILLISHDLNTLSDLADTISVIYCGQMVEVGRSEQVVGNTHHHYTAALLNSVPKFNQPFPRKSILPGLPGSIPALQHLPIGCRLGPRCPKAQRECVIQPKLRKIKGHQFACHYPLNLEKKANGNG from the coding sequence ATGGCACTGCTTGATATTCGTAATCTTACGATTGAAATAGATACGCCTGCCGGGGTGGTTAAAGCGGTTGATAAAGTCAGCCTAACCATGGCAGAAGGCGAGATTAAAGCGCTGGTCGGCGAATCGGGGTCAGGCAAAAGCTTGATCGCTAAAGCCTTATTAGGGGTAACTAAACCCAACTGGACCGTAAAAGCAGACCGCATGCGCTTAGGCGATGTTGACCTACTCGCACTTACCGCTCGACAGCGTAGAAAAGTGTTAGGCAATGATATCGCCATGATATTTCAAGAGCCTAGCTCATGTCTTGATCCTTCCGAAGAGGTAGGCAAACAGATTGAAGAAGCTATACCTTGTCACAATATTAAGGGTGGATTTTGGCGGCGTTTTCAATGGCGTAAGAAACAGGCGCAAGCTTTGTTACACAAAGTCGGCGTTAAAGACCACCACAAAGTCATGCGCAGTTACCCATACGAGCTGTCAGACGGCTTGTGCCAAAAGGTAATGATCGCCATGGCCATTGCAGGTCAACCCAAACTATTGGTGGCTGATGAGCCGACAACGGCGATGGAAGTGACAACCGCAAGTCAGATACTTCGCTTGCTGCATAAACTAAACAAACTCAACAACACCGCTATTTTGCTGATTAGCCATGACCTGAATACCCTGTCAGATCTCGCCGATACTATTAGTGTTATATATTGTGGGCAGATGGTAGAAGTTGGCCGTTCTGAACAAGTGGTAGGCAATACCCATCATCACTACACTGCCGCCCTGCTCAATTCAGTACCTAAGTTTAATCAGCCTTTTCCACGAAAAAGTATTCTGCCTGGTTTGCCTGGGTCTATTCCGGCGCTACAACATTTACCCATTGGTTGCCGCTTAGGACCACGTTGCCCTAAAGCCCAGCGAGAGTGCGTTATTCAACCCAAGTTAAGAAAAATAAAAGGTCATCAGTTTGCATGCCACTACCCCCTCAACCTAGAAAAGAAGGCTAATGGCAATGGCTAA
- the pspF gene encoding phage shock protein operon transcriptional activator — protein sequence METPSLLGNAPSFLEVLDRVSLLAPLNRPILVIGERGTGKELIAARLHYLSERWDSHYLSLNCASLNPNLIESELFGHQAGAFTGASQQRIGRFEQADKGTLFLDELANMPMEVQEKLLRTIEYNQIERLGSNKTLDVDVRLVCATNQDLPRLVELGAFRADLLDRLSFAVITLPPLRHRKQDINLLAEHFSKKIAQELNFINTPRLSQAVKAQLEAYPWPGNIRELKNVVERAVIENSNENGLISKLNFDPFDSPWRPVTAADSTEKVSHREGDFNQQVADFEKQLICESLEKNRYKQTQTAEALGISYHQLRGLIKKHRINTHR from the coding sequence ATGGAAACACCTAGCTTACTCGGTAACGCGCCCAGTTTTTTAGAAGTATTAGATAGAGTATCGCTACTCGCGCCACTTAATAGACCAATCTTGGTGATTGGGGAGCGAGGCACTGGAAAGGAATTAATAGCCGCCCGTTTACACTATTTGTCTGAACGTTGGGACAGCCATTACTTGAGCCTCAACTGCGCAAGCTTAAACCCAAACTTAATTGAATCAGAGCTATTCGGCCATCAAGCAGGAGCATTTACCGGTGCCTCACAACAACGTATCGGCCGTTTTGAGCAAGCCGATAAAGGGACCTTATTTTTGGACGAGCTCGCTAACATGCCAATGGAGGTACAAGAGAAACTGCTGCGAACTATCGAGTATAACCAAATTGAACGACTTGGCTCCAATAAGACCCTCGATGTAGATGTACGTTTAGTCTGCGCAACTAACCAAGACCTTCCGCGTTTGGTTGAACTCGGCGCTTTTAGGGCAGACTTACTCGACCGATTATCCTTTGCAGTAATTACCCTCCCACCGCTACGTCACCGTAAGCAGGATATCAACTTACTTGCTGAGCACTTTTCTAAAAAAATCGCTCAAGAGCTAAATTTTATTAATACCCCTCGGCTTAGCCAGGCAGTAAAGGCGCAACTTGAAGCATACCCATGGCCCGGCAATATTCGTGAACTCAAGAATGTAGTAGAGCGAGCGGTAATAGAAAACAGCAATGAAAATGGCCTTATTAGTAAGCTTAACTTCGACCCTTTTGACTCGCCATGGCGCCCCGTCACAGCAGCTGATTCAACAGAAAAGGTATCCCACAGGGAAGGCGACTTTAATCAACAAGTGGCTGACTTTGAGAAACAGCTAATTTGCGAATCATTAGAAAAAAACCGCTATAAACAAACCCAAACCGCAGAAGCTTTAGGTATCAGCTACCATCAACTTCGGGGTCTGATCAAAAAACATAGGATTAATACCCACCGCTAG
- a CDS encoding ABC transporter permease: protein MLRYLLRRINLLIITFLIINIIAFVFQQKQSVLIESDDMWISQYLQFVWHNLNGDLGISSVTGKPVFDELIVFLPATLELCFSAFLLSFLVGIPLGTLAGIYHQHWIRNTILSLTMIGYSIPVFWLALLLVMNSSVLLGWFPVSGRYNLLLEIPQITGFGIIDVMWLEPQARWPAFMSILSHLLLPTIVLAVVPTTEVIRQLSNSMAQVMSQNYIKAAATKGLSKTQIVMRHALHNALPPILPSLGLQFGNVLTMAMVLEVVFAWPGIGRWLISSIYQQDYVAIQGGMLAIATLVICTFVLTDIFTALIHPLRRREVYAQQ, encoded by the coding sequence ATGTTAAGGTATCTATTAAGGCGTATTAATTTACTGATCATTACCTTTTTGATCATCAATATCATTGCTTTTGTTTTTCAACAAAAACAATCCGTATTGATTGAATCTGATGATATGTGGATAAGCCAATACTTACAGTTTGTATGGCATAACTTAAACGGCGATTTGGGTATTTCTAGCGTTACTGGCAAGCCAGTATTTGACGAGCTAATTGTATTCCTACCCGCCACATTAGAGCTTTGTTTCTCGGCATTTTTATTGTCTTTCTTGGTGGGGATCCCCTTAGGGACTTTAGCGGGTATTTATCACCAACACTGGATCAGAAACACTATCTTAAGCCTGACTATGATTGGTTATAGCATCCCGGTTTTTTGGCTAGCGCTATTATTGGTGATGAACTCTTCCGTTTTACTGGGTTGGTTTCCGGTCTCTGGTCGTTACAATCTATTGCTGGAAATCCCCCAAATTACTGGATTTGGCATCATTGATGTTATGTGGCTTGAACCGCAAGCTCGTTGGCCAGCATTCATGTCTATCTTAAGCCACTTACTTCTGCCCACCATTGTGCTTGCTGTCGTCCCCACCACGGAAGTGATTCGTCAACTGTCTAATTCAATGGCGCAAGTAATGAGCCAAAACTATATTAAAGCGGCTGCGACTAAAGGTTTGTCGAAAACGCAGATAGTGATGCGCCATGCCCTGCACAATGCCTTACCGCCTATCCTTCCTAGCTTAGGCTTACAATTTGGTAATGTGCTAACAATGGCAATGGTTCTGGAAGTGGTATTTGCCTGGCCTGGCATTGGTCGTTGGCTTATTTCAAGCATTTACCAACAAGATTATGTTGCGATACAAGGCGGTATGTTGGCGATCGCCACTTTAGTCATTTGTACCTTTGTATTAACCGATATTTTCACTGCATTGATCCACCCGTTACGCCGAAGAGAAGTTTATGCTCAGCAATAA
- the pspA gene encoding phage shock protein PspA has product MGMFTRLTDIINSNISAMLDKAEDPQKMLRLIIQEMEDTLVEVRASTAKVLADKKQLIRKIDNLQQQAEDWQGKAELALSRQRDDLARLALVEKKHIQESVKQQQHELTLVDDSLSQLQQEIEQLELKLSESRNRQAGLLARQTTAKNRHAVRQQLDNERALKTREKFEQFQAKIDQLEAKAEVLGTDGNNPDLNKQFAELSADAEIAEELSKLKAKLEQ; this is encoded by the coding sequence ATGGGAATGTTTACACGTTTAACCGACATCATTAATTCCAATATTAGTGCCATGTTAGACAAGGCTGAAGACCCACAAAAAATGTTGCGTCTAATTATACAGGAAATGGAAGACACTTTAGTTGAGGTGCGTGCGAGCACCGCAAAGGTTCTGGCAGACAAAAAGCAGTTAATTCGCAAAATAGATAACTTACAGCAGCAGGCTGAAGACTGGCAAGGCAAAGCTGAACTCGCATTGAGTCGCCAACGTGATGACTTAGCTCGCTTGGCCTTGGTTGAAAAAAAGCATATTCAGGAATCAGTAAAGCAGCAACAACATGAGCTAACATTAGTCGATGATAGCTTATCGCAATTACAACAAGAGATAGAACAACTAGAGCTGAAACTCAGTGAATCGCGTAATCGCCAAGCAGGGTTGCTCGCAAGGCAAACTACGGCCAAAAATCGTCACGCAGTAAGGCAGCAGCTCGACAATGAGCGGGCATTAAAAACCCGCGAAAAATTTGAGCAATTCCAAGCTAAAATTGATCAACTTGAAGCGAAAGCCGAAGTGCTTGGTACCGACGGGAACAACCCAGACCTCAATAAACAGTTTGCTGAATTGAGCGCAGATGCAGAAATTGCTGAAGAACTCAGTAAACTCAAAGCTAAGTTAGAGCAATAG
- a CDS encoding peptide ABC transporter ATP-binding protein — translation MANLLRVSNLSQHVYVHKGWLSRQRFAAIDNINFELGMGESLAIIGESGSGKSSLAKVIAGINKPSNGDIFVNGEALRFGDYTRRCRLIRMIFQDPNSSLNPRSNIGRILAAPLSLNTAMSAEEQQQKVISTLKLVGLLEEHAGFYPNMLSSGQKQRIAVARALILSPKIIVFDESIAGLDVSVRAQIINLLLELQQRFAISYIFVSNDLGLVRHFSDKVLVMQHGKAVEFKETEQLFSQPEHELSRRLLSAYQDAFHK, via the coding sequence ATGGCTAACCTATTACGCGTAAGTAATTTGTCGCAACATGTTTATGTCCATAAAGGTTGGTTAAGTCGCCAACGCTTTGCCGCCATAGACAACATCAATTTTGAGTTGGGCATGGGAGAAAGCTTAGCCATCATCGGTGAGTCCGGCTCAGGGAAATCAAGCTTAGCAAAGGTTATCGCCGGCATAAATAAGCCAAGCAATGGCGATATCTTCGTTAATGGTGAGGCATTACGCTTTGGTGACTATACTCGCCGCTGCAGACTAATCAGAATGATTTTTCAAGATCCCAATAGTTCTCTCAATCCTCGTTCTAATATAGGAAGGATCCTTGCTGCCCCGCTCAGTCTGAACACCGCAATGTCCGCAGAAGAGCAACAACAGAAGGTCATTTCTACCTTGAAATTGGTGGGTTTATTGGAAGAACACGCCGGTTTCTATCCAAACATGCTATCGAGTGGGCAAAAACAAAGGATTGCGGTTGCTAGAGCCCTGATTTTAAGTCCCAAAATCATCGTTTTTGATGAGAGTATCGCTGGACTTGACGTGTCAGTGAGAGCGCAAATCATTAATTTACTGTTAGAACTACAGCAGCGTTTTGCGATTAGTTACATTTTTGTATCAAATGATTTAGGTTTAGTTCGTCACTTTAGCGATAAGGTATTAGTGATGCAGCACGGTAAGGCCGTTGAATTTAAAGAAACAGAACAACTATTTTCTCAACCAGAACATGAGTTAAGCCGCAGATTACTGTCGGCTTATCAAGACGCATTTCATAAGTAG
- a CDS encoding ABC transporter substrate-binding protein, translating to MNALFSGTMMCLTFLLLGCEQQQDVKKLGLVYCTESAPDTFNPQLESSVNAIAVTSRHLYDRLIEIDPVTQQLIGGVANKWQISDDGLRYQFDLRKGIHFHKTDYFKPSRNLNADDVMFSFERVLNAEHPLYQLAEGEYPFFNNIGFGNNIREFNKLSDSRVEFVLKHPDAAFLANLASDYAVILSAEYADKLQQKNQLGLLDQLPIGSGPFYFANQRKDHFIRYYRHWLHWRGAPPMQQLVFDITPTSSIRLAKLLTGQCDIMAQPAANQLEVLKERDDLLVSVQSGLNVSYLAFNTQKPPFADVRIRRNVAGLIDKQRILDSVYLNTAEIADSMLSPSSWAYRYQARSPNKDQQVYPYIEKAKQTPIELWVLNESKSYNPQPHKTAELIRNDLVNDGYTVNVTLLDWAVLRRYLLSPSVNYDMLLVGWSTDNSDPDDFFRQQFSCDAVEQGYNYSRWCNGQFEQLLDDAISSTRLADRVRNYYQIQKIIETDVPVLPLTHALKMYSYSNSLNGITWNPYGGVSFNNAYRK from the coding sequence ATGAACGCATTATTCTCAGGCACAATGATGTGCCTAACGTTTTTACTACTGGGTTGCGAGCAACAACAAGACGTAAAAAAGCTTGGTTTAGTCTACTGTACAGAATCAGCGCCAGATACATTTAACCCGCAATTAGAAAGCTCTGTGAATGCGATAGCCGTTACATCTCGCCATTTATACGATCGCTTAATTGAAATAGACCCCGTTACCCAGCAACTGATCGGCGGTGTCGCAAATAAATGGCAAATTAGTGACGACGGTCTGCGCTATCAATTTGATTTACGAAAAGGCATTCACTTTCATAAAACCGATTATTTTAAACCAAGCCGTAACCTAAATGCCGATGATGTAATGTTTAGTTTTGAGCGTGTCCTCAATGCTGAACATCCTTTGTATCAACTTGCTGAAGGTGAATACCCTTTTTTCAACAATATCGGGTTTGGTAATAACATTCGTGAGTTTAACAAGTTAAGTGACAGCCGAGTCGAATTCGTTTTAAAACACCCTGATGCGGCATTCTTAGCAAATCTAGCCAGTGATTATGCCGTTATTTTATCCGCCGAATATGCCGATAAGCTACAGCAAAAAAATCAATTAGGTTTACTTGACCAATTGCCCATTGGTAGCGGCCCGTTCTATTTTGCCAATCAACGTAAAGATCACTTTATTCGTTATTATCGGCATTGGTTACATTGGCGAGGCGCACCGCCAATGCAGCAATTAGTGTTTGATATCACGCCAACATCCTCTATTCGCCTAGCTAAACTGCTAACCGGCCAATGTGACATAATGGCGCAGCCCGCCGCAAACCAATTGGAGGTACTGAAAGAGCGAGATGACTTGCTGGTTTCGGTGCAGTCGGGTTTAAACGTTTCGTATCTAGCCTTTAATACGCAAAAGCCCCCGTTCGCTGATGTTCGGATCCGCCGCAATGTTGCTGGCTTAATCGATAAACAACGAATCCTAGATTCGGTCTATTTAAATACTGCTGAAATTGCCGATAGCATGCTGTCACCGTCGTCTTGGGCTTACCGTTATCAAGCACGCTCTCCAAATAAAGATCAGCAGGTTTACCCCTATATAGAAAAAGCCAAACAAACTCCGATTGAATTGTGGGTGTTAAATGAATCGAAAAGCTATAACCCCCAGCCACATAAAACAGCTGAGCTAATTAGAAATGATTTAGTCAACGATGGCTACACGGTCAACGTAACATTACTAGATTGGGCGGTACTGCGCCGCTATTTGCTCAGCCCTAGTGTAAATTACGATATGCTGTTGGTTGGTTGGTCGACAGATAACAGCGATCCCGATGACTTCTTTAGGCAACAGTTTTCTTGTGATGCTGTTGAACAAGGCTATAACTACAGTCGATGGTGCAATGGTCAATTTGAGCAGTTACTCGATGACGCCATTAGCTCTACCCGTTTAGCTGACCGGGTTAGAAATTATTATCAGATTCAAAAAATAATTGAAACCGACGTACCGGTGCTGCCCTTAACCCATGCACTAAAAATGTATTCTTATAGTAATAGCTTAAACGGCATTACTTGGAACCCCTATGGCGGAGTGTCTTTTAACAATGCGTATAGGAAGTAG